Proteins encoded by one window of Winogradskyella sp. PG-2:
- the typA gene encoding translational GTPase TypA, with amino-acid sequence MANIKNIAIIAHVDHGKTTLVDKIMYHCQLFRENENTGDLILDNNDLERERGITITSKNVSVVYRDTKINIIDTPGHADFGGEVERVLNMADGVLLLVDAFEGPMPQTRFVLQKAIDLGLKPCVVINKVDKENCTPDEVHEKVFDLMFELGAEEWQLDFPTAYGSAKHNWMSEDWEKPTDNIEPLLDMVIEHIPEPKIEEGTTQMLITSLDFSSFTGRIAIGRLTRGNLKVNQQISLVKRDGSIVKSKIKELHTFEGLGRKKVESVQAGDICAIVGLEGFEIGDTVADIENPEGLKTIAIDEPTMSMLFTINDSPFFGKDGKYVTSRHIKDRLTKELEKNLALRVEETDSADKFMVFGRGVLHLSVLIETMRREGYELQIGQPQVIIKEIDGVKCEPFEEMTIDLPEHVSGKAIEMVTMRKGDMLSMEAKGERMVCEFLVPSRGIIGLRNQLLTATAGEAIMAHRFKEYLPMKGGIPERQNGSLVSMENGSAIPYSIDKLQDRGKFFVDPGEDIYEGQVIGENSRGDDMTVNVTKTKKLSNVRSSGADDKAKIVPAIKFSLEEALEYIQKDEYVEVTPNHLRLRKIFLKEVERKRNKHI; translated from the coding sequence ATGGCTAATATTAAAAATATTGCAATCATTGCACACGTAGATCACGGAAAGACAACATTAGTAGATAAAATTATGTATCACTGTCAGTTATTTCGTGAAAATGAAAACACAGGTGATCTTATTCTAGATAACAATGATTTAGAACGTGAAAGAGGAATTACAATTACCTCTAAAAATGTTTCAGTAGTATATAGAGATACAAAAATAAATATAATTGATACTCCTGGTCACGCCGATTTTGGCGGTGAAGTAGAGCGTGTATTAAATATGGCGGATGGTGTTTTGCTATTAGTTGATGCTTTTGAAGGACCTATGCCACAAACCCGATTTGTTTTGCAGAAAGCAATAGACTTAGGTTTAAAACCTTGTGTGGTTATTAATAAAGTTGACAAAGAAAATTGTACTCCAGATGAAGTGCATGAGAAAGTTTTCGATTTAATGTTTGAGCTTGGAGCAGAAGAATGGCAATTAGATTTTCCTACAGCTTATGGTTCAGCAAAGCATAATTGGATGAGCGAGGATTGGGAAAAGCCAACCGATAATATAGAGCCATTATTAGATATGGTGATTGAACATATACCAGAACCAAAGATTGAAGAAGGAACAACTCAAATGTTAATTACATCCTTAGATTTTTCTTCTTTTACAGGTCGAATTGCTATTGGTCGTTTAACACGTGGTAATTTGAAAGTAAATCAGCAAATATCTTTGGTAAAAAGAGATGGTTCTATAGTGAAGAGCAAGATTAAAGAATTACATACGTTTGAAGGATTAGGCCGTAAGAAAGTTGAAAGTGTGCAAGCAGGTGATATTTGTGCAATAGTTGGGTTAGAAGGTTTTGAGATTGGTGACACTGTTGCTGATATCGAAAACCCTGAAGGTTTAAAAACCATCGCTATAGATGAGCCAACGATGAGTATGTTATTTACTATTAACGATTCGCCTTTCTTTGGTAAAGACGGTAAATATGTGACTTCTCGTCATATTAAAGATAGATTAACTAAAGAACTAGAAAAGAACTTAGCGCTTAGAGTTGAAGAAACTGATAGTGCAGATAAGTTTATGGTTTTTGGTCGTGGAGTATTACACTTATCGGTTTTAATTGAGACGATGCGTCGTGAAGGTTATGAATTACAAATAGGACAACCACAAGTAATCATTAAAGAAATTGATGGTGTTAAATGTGAACCTTTTGAAGAAATGACGATCGATTTACCAGAGCATGTTTCTGGAAAAGCTATTGAAATGGTAACGATGCGTAAAGGAGATATGTTAAGCATGGAAGCCAAAGGGGAGCGTATGGTTTGCGAATTTTTAGTACCATCTCGAGGTATTATTGGGTTAAGAAATCAACTATTAACAGCTACTGCTGGTGAGGCTATCATGGCTCACCGTTTTAAAGAATATTTACCAATGAAAGGTGGAATTCCGGAACGTCAAAATGGATCGTTAGTATCTATGGAAAACGGTAGCGCTATACCTTATTCTATCGATAAGCTACAAGATAGAGGTAAGTTTTTTGTAGATCCAGGTGAAGACATTTATGAAGGGCAGGTGATTGGAGAAAATTCTCGTGGTGATGATATGACAGTGAATGTTACTAAAACTAAAAAGTTAAGTAACGTACGTTCTTCAGGTGCAGATGATAAAGCTAAGATTGTACCTGCAATTAAATTTTCTTTGGAAGAAGCTTTAGAATATATTCAAAAAGACGAATATGTTGAGGTAACTCCTAACCATTTAAGATTGCGTAAAATTTTCTTGAAAGAAGTTGAGCGTAAGCGTAATAAGCATATCTAA